From the genome of Alkalispirochaeta americana:
GGATCGGGAGCACTGGAAGACTGATCTGGCCTGGTGGGCAGACCGGGTCCGCCGGGGGGCAGAGCGCCTCCGCTAGTCCCGGCCGGAGTGCTTCGGCCGGGCTCTCCAATTTAGCGAATCAGAATATCCGGCCTCGGGATCACTCCCGGAGGGGCGGATTCTTCATAAGGAAGCTGGCGCTGTTCAAGCAGGGGCCACCCCGGAATCTTTGTGAGGATCGCCGGCTCCGTTTCACCCACCAGAAGGGTGTCTTCCGATTTTGCGCCGGGTAGTGAGGGGTTCCAGGCGCAAATATGTCCCGGTGAGAGTTGATCCGATCCGTCCGGCAGCGCCAGATATTCCCTGGGCTCGTAGCCCGCCACACCTCCCTGGTGGTGGTCGACCCAGGCCTGGGGAAATCCTGCCCGGCCGTAGGAATCACGGGCTATCCGGAAGATCTCTCCCGTGGTGATCCCGGGGCGTGAAGCTGCGATCATGGCCTGGTCGACCAGGGCCACGGCGTTCTGGCGGTGACGGATATCTTCGGGCGGGGGGCCGAAATGGACCACCCGGGTAAGCGAGACAACCAGTCCCTGACGGCGGCCGCAGAGAACAACCATGGCGTGGCGCTGGAGGATCTTTTCGGTAGGAAGGGGGTGTCGGTACTGCTCTATTCTTTCGTCCACCGCCACTAGGGACACCACGGCCTGGATTCCCCGGCGCTGGGTTTTCTGCCAGAGCAGGGCTGCGATCTCCTCTTCACTTTGTCCGGGCTCCAGAGAGAGGCACGTTTCCATCATCGCAGCAGCACAGTCGGCACCAAGGCTTTTGGCACGGTCCTGCTCTGCTGGAAGAAGCCGCGCCCTGAGCCGGGAAATGCTCCCGCCCAGGTCTGTTGCTGGAAGGTCGGGGATATTCACGACGGTGTCGCACCCCAAAGAGGGTTCTTTCCTGAGGTCAGGAGCAACACCGTAGTCTCTCAAAACATCGGCCAGGGTGCGGGGCGATCTGTGCCAGGGGGTGCTCTCCAGACTCCATCCCGCAGCGGCGAGATTTTCTTCCTTTTTCAGGCGGGGGGCCTCGATGTTGTTGGTTATCAGCAGGTGGGTGTGGGGTGTCACCAAGGCCATCACAGGGCCTTCGCTGCTGGCGGTGTTCACCCAGGTGCGGGCTCCGCCGGTGATCCAGGCCAGGGAGGAGGTTTTCTTCAGCAGGACAGCCGAGAGGCCTCGGGTCTCCATAAGATGGCGAAGGCGAGTCAGTTTTTCCTCAGTCTCTCTTAATGTTTCTTTCATAAAATTAATAAACCACGAGTTTGGGTTGCTGTCAATCGTTCGGAAATGGTCATAATTTCTGACAATCGCTTTTTCATTGTTTTCTTGTTTAAAAAAGAAAGCTATACTCTCCAGATATGGGTAAAGGAACAAAAACAAAGCGGGCCGGAAAAGATGGGGTCCTCGCCAGGACAAATGCCGGGAGCGGGGAGAAACGGACCCGGAGTATCCACCTTCGGCTTCGAGCCAAAATGCTTCTCGCCTTCGGGTCGCTGGCTTTTATTATTCTTGTCGCCGGGGGAGTGGGGGCTGTTCGAATTGGTGGCTTGCACCGGGATGCGCGACGTCTCACGGATCGGGCCACGCCCTACCTCTACGCGATCATGCAATCCCGTCTGGCTGTGACTCAGGCCCAGCTGTTGCTCGAGAATGTGATCGCCGGTGTGGAAGATCAGGCGGAACTGGAGCGGGTTCGGACCCTCTCGGCTCGGGCGAACCAGTACCTCAACGCAGTCCTGGAGGGCGGTTCCGTGGAGGGGACAACCTTTCTTGCCACGACCTCTCAAGACATTGAAATTGCCCTGCGGCAGCTCCAGACTTTTACCATGTCCATGCGCAGCATGGTGGATAACCGGCTGAGCTTTTTTGAAACTGCCGGCCGGGATAACGTGACGCTCCGAAGAGGGTTCATCCAGAATCAGCAACAATACGAGGCCTCGGCCGAACGAGCCCAGGCGGTCATCAATCAGGAAGTGGAACGAACCATAGCGGTGATGAACGCCAACGCCGCTCAAGGGATGCGCCTGCTCCTGGGAGCAACCGCAGTGAGCCTGGTTCTTGCCCT
Proteins encoded in this window:
- a CDS encoding M24 family metallopeptidase, producing the protein MKETLRETEEKLTRLRHLMETRGLSAVLLKKTSSLAWITGGARTWVNTASSEGPVMALVTPHTHLLITNNIEAPRLKKEENLAAAGWSLESTPWHRSPRTLADVLRDYGVAPDLRKEPSLGCDTVVNIPDLPATDLGGSISRLRARLLPAEQDRAKSLGADCAAAMMETCLSLEPGQSEEEIAALLWQKTQRRGIQAVVSLVAVDERIEQYRHPLPTEKILQRHAMVVLCGRRQGLVVSLTRVVHFGPPPEDIRHRQNAVALVDQAMIAASRPGITTGEIFRIARDSYGRAGFPQAWVDHHQGGVAGYEPREYLALPDGSDQLSPGHICAWNPSLPGAKSEDTLLVGETEPAILTKIPGWPLLEQRQLPYEESAPPGVIPRPDILIR
- a CDS encoding HAMP domain-containing protein is translated as MGKGTKTKRAGKDGVLARTNAGSGEKRTRSIHLRLRAKMLLAFGSLAFIILVAGGVGAVRIGGLHRDARRLTDRATPYLYAIMQSRLAVTQAQLLLENVIAGVEDQAELERVRTLSARANQYLNAVLEGGSVEGTTFLATTSQDIEIALRQLQTFTMSMRSMVDNRLSFFETAGRDNVTLRRGFIQNQQQYEASAERAQAVINQEVERTIAVMNANAAQGMRLLLGATAVSLVLALVLAIGLSRHVVNRVRLTRDISKKLATGDLTARVTVRGHDEIGEMGRDISSAVSGLNRIIGTVVDRIQVLNATG